From the Helicoverpa armigera isolate CAAS_96S chromosome 16, ASM3070526v1, whole genome shotgun sequence genome, one window contains:
- the LOC110369876 gene encoding uncharacterized protein LOC110369876, with the protein MRLYALLLVASAALHARAATIPETEKKLIDIVPDNLDKLPENTSSEQELIDQANTIKDVENKLRVKPEDIPVEVIVEDAQPALKAGNEEEEELNRPEPDLRNPGPPQRQEHETQNPEYYASEQQTIILFRQSVNEAQNVLRQKFQGIADSIQNMIENNEPIQTLQQNILSLRDGFSAQMNKLNATIQSYLNTETADAEKPDVEQTKASFHQIEKGLFKLRNDFQSGMNTLVDVVGVSGMGKADNEVASSGATAVSPTQAPAAGPGVQFFQYLQNMQTAVSNTFKNITDTITQTWNPSTTAAPAIIGVQSDAQVTPATATSAPNIWQNLQNQINNIIYPNQNQQNPLFPGAGGIGVAIQNGVQNFMNIFRPGNQAPAAVAGQPAVQPTQTEPKPSESASKPSSEAQAEPAKPVQAAEPAAQVAAVTPAPGPIRQILQNNPITKGITGAVQRLQNINNPEKPRDSEQAKDTAEDKADSETQKGHGGPNNGDSNDSNGSRVEEPKPVQEEPEKLPEPQMEKQEDKKEHKTEEVADKTE; encoded by the exons ATGCGACTGTACGCGCTCCTCCTGGTCGCCTCGGCCGCGCTGCACGCGCGCGCCGCCACCATCCCCGAGACAGAGAAAAAACTTATCGATATCGTCCCCGATAATCTTGACAAACTACCAGAAAACACATCGAGTGAACAGGAGCTAATCGACCAGGCCAACACTATCAAGGATGTCGAAAACAAACTTCGGGTCAAACCTGAAGACATACCTGTAGAAGTCATCGTGGAGGATGCGCAGCCTGCCCTCAAAGCTGGCAACGAAGAAGAAGAGGAATTAAACAGGCCAGAGCCCGACTTGCGTAACCCTGGCCCACCTCAACGTCAGGAACATGAAACACAAAACCCCGAGTATTATGCATCTGAACAGCAAACCATTATACTCTTCAGACAAAGCGTTAATGAGGCGCAGAATGTTTTGAGGCAAAAATTCCAGGGTATTGCTGACAGTATCCAAAATATGATTGAAAACAACGAACCCATTCAGACCTTACAACAGAATATCCTATCTCTTCGTGATGGCTTCTCTGCACAAATGAACAAACTGAATGCAACTATTCAGAGTTATTTAAACACTGAAACTGCCGACGCTGAGAAACCTGATGTAGAACAAACTAAGGCAAGCTTCCATCAAATTGAAAAAGGTCTTTTCAAACTCAGAAATGACTTCCAAAGTGGAATGAACACCTTAGTTGATGTGGTCGGGGTTTCCGGAATGGGAAAAGCCGACAATGAAGTAGCGAGTTCCGGCGCGACCGCCGTGTCTCCCACTCAAGCGCCTGCTGCAGGACCAGGAGTACAGTTCTTCCAGTACCTACAGAACATGCAAACTGCTGTCAGTAATACGTTTAAGAATATCACAGACACGATCACCCAAACTTGGAACCCCTCGACGACGGCTGCACCAGCGATCATAGGAGTACAGAGTGATGCACAAGTGACGCCCGCAACCGCAACTTCTGCACCTAACATTTGGCAAAATTTgcaaaaccaaataaataacatcatatATCCAAACCAAAATCAACAAAACCCCCTATTTCCCGGTGCCGGTGGAATTGGAGTGGCAATCCAAAATGGTGTTCAGAATTTCATGAACATATTCAGGCCTGGAAACCAGGCTCCTGCAGCGGTCGCTGGCCAGCCTGCGGTACAACCTACGCAGACTGAACCTAAGCCCAGCGAGTCTGCAAGCAAACCTAGTTCCGAAGCGCAAGCTGAGCCAGCGAAGCCTGTTCAAGCCGCGGAGCCAGCCGCGCAAGTTGCCGCCGTGACTCCTGCCCCCGGCCCCATCCGCCAGATACTGCAGAACAACCCCATCACAAAGGGAATAACCGGCGCCGTGCAGAGGCTGCAGAACATCAACAATCCCGAGAAGCCTAGAGATAGCGAACAAGCTAAAGATACAGCGGAAGACAAAGCCGACAGTGAAACACAAAAAGGACACGGCGGGCCAAATAACG GGGATAGTAACGACAGTAACGGGAGCCGGGTAGAGGAACCCAAACCGGTTCAAGAAGAACCCGAAAAGCTTCCAGAACCACAGATGGAAAAACAAGAAGACAAGAAAGAACACAAGACCGAGGAGGTCGCTGACAAGACTGAATAA
- the LOC110369856 gene encoding 23 kDa integral membrane protein, which translates to MGCGEFLVKYILFFANLVFALAGLTLLGLGVAVQLQSSDIVQIADFNFEVAPITSMVVGGIVFFIAFFGCCGAIRESNCMLVTYSIFMLLLMIVKLTLAILIFVKLDDVVNEVPKWLKEAFNKDRTEFQAIERTFTCCGPDGALSYMSPLLPDTCCATPPCTPVNPYPSCTQNVQEFFQTFGVAIGSIMIVIVSIELVAAVFGLCLANTVRNKSRRAHY; encoded by the exons ATGGGCTGCGGTGAATTTCTGGTCAAATATATTCTGTTCTTCGCCAACTTGGTGTTTGCG TTGGCTGGTCTGACGCTGCTAGGTCTCGGCGTGGCAGTCCAGCTCCAGTCCTCAGACATCGTGCAGATAGCTGACTTCAACTTCGAGGTTGCTCCCATCACTTCCATGGTGGTGGGAGGCATCGTCTTCTTCATCGCCTTCTTCGGCTGCTGTGGGGCTATCCGCGAGAGCAACTGCATGCTTGTTAct TACTCGATCTTCATGCTGCTGCTGATGATTGTGAAGCTGACACTAGCGATCCTGATCTTCGTGAAGTTGGACGACGTGGTGAACGAGGTGCCCAAGTGGCTCAAGGAGGCCTTCAACAAGGACAGGACTGAATTCCAAGCCATTGAGAGGACG TTCACGTGCTGTGGTCCGGACGGTGCCCTCTCGTACATGAGCCCTCTCCTGCCCGACACCTGCTGCGCCACTCCCCCCTGCACCCCGGTGAACCCTTACCCCAGCTGCACCCAGAACGTCCAGGAGTTCTTCCAGACCTTCGGCGTCGCTATCGGATCTATTATGATCGTTATTGTCTCTATTGAG TTGGTGGCTGCGGTCTTCGGGTTGTGCCTGGCGAACACCGTGAGAAACAAGAGCAGGAGAGCGCATTACTAA